From a region of the Coffea arabica cultivar ET-39 chromosome 3e, Coffea Arabica ET-39 HiFi, whole genome shotgun sequence genome:
- the LOC113737554 gene encoding uncharacterized protein, with protein sequence MDRNAKRRKRYAEMPQEKKEDLLRCRREANAARKKNVTLPPPFPGSETRLLKRRRATGVQQTASTTVGTVVCSDASASQCPAPGQSDFVEQDRVAIDAHGLTSLADSISSTPNASEIAISSLSGLPAVPTQAANTGKRKRVTKRSLPRLNKIAEKVLPLPYAPPCQYCGAQQFHMEPPNFCCSEGGVSLVSSSMPYDLRRLFTGEDEECEHFRKNARTYNNNVAFTSLGAKYDKELTKNKNGLYTFRVQGQVYHFLEGLQARDAKASGIQLYFFDTDEELARRVDGSPKLRETTLRLLLSILADNPYAKFFKDLRSVPNLDDHRIILNCNVSLDQRVYNLPTASQVAAIWTGDGDESTNASAHIQVYSHSDTSHKIKHFYSCYDSLQYPLLFPREECGWHPGIQRVQEHSKKRSSRTCKDQTIVDPTSLANASQLIDSEERAVENGKRQKSNVTAREYYCYKLQMRPNDDSMLLHTLRLLQQYSVDIYVKIETSRLVFHRKKQNEIQTEALKGIMDSVSAGETSGSRVGRRVLLPASFIGGPRDMRHRYLDAMSLVQRYGKPSIFLTMTCNPMWREIQDNLMYKEKAHDRPDLLSRVFRAKFELLKAEILNKKIFGDVAACVYVIEFQKRGYPHAHMLLILKHRFKPLNPEAYDRIKSLSKRILPQTSHAEDCYPSYRRRNDGKRVKVRRYDLDNRWVVPYNPYLLPLFDCHMNVEICSTIKLVKYLYKYIFKGHDLVNFHIIAQNTSDDVDEIREFQQGRWVSPPEALWRIYGFRLNEMTPAVYTLQVHLPDQQYVSFDRNVDLLNLLSQIDLSKTMLTEFFEMNKTNKKAQDLKCLYRDFPQYFVWAPAKRAWSERSRRKVIGRLVTVSPSEGDRYYLRLLLSHVRCPTSFDDLLAVDGQTMSSFREAALKLGLLNSDSYIEDTLEEAAGFQMPSSLRFLFATLLLCCSPANPHFLWEKFEAEMSRDFLRSHPSHEYCSDEIKRKVLLDINKTLEQMGRHITDYHLHSDCFSLNCQDRVTKEVDNERNIEVTPEDLLISSKLNAEQRYAYDLILQSVFSSEGKAYFVDGPGGTGKTFLYRSLLATLRSQGYIAIAVATSGVAASILPGGRTAHSRFKIPLDCSRNRTCQLSKQSSTSKLIAECKLLLWDEASMARKETIEAFDELLRDIMESNEPFGGKVVVFGGDYRQTLPVIQGATRDQLVGSSLVSSTLWSKMLRLRLTENMRALSDPSFSQFLLRVGEGLEPMDEDNQICLPSNIVVPFVNAETSLNRLLHCVFPDLNACWNDPYKLINRCILTPKNASVDDLNEVLINRFPGQLHVYTSSDRTLDQRHQSDYEDFLNSQNPKGLPPHKLLLKENCPLILLRKLNPLEGLCNGTRLICRQLLRHTICAEIAFGQHRGKTIFIPKIPLQTSDTEKNGIPFIRTQFPVRLCFAMTINKAQGQTLDYVGIYLREPVFSHGQLYVALSRAKSAAVVKVLILPGTFDDVKLDCKTRNVVFTEILELSG encoded by the exons ATGGATAGAAATGCCAAGCGTCGCAAGCGCTATGCCGAAATGccacaagaaaagaaggaagatctCTTGCGGTGCCGCAGGGAAGCTAATGCTGCACGGAAAAAGAATGTAACCCTTCCTCCTCCTTTTCCTGGATCTGAAACTCGCCTCTTAAAGAGAAGGCGCGCAACTGGTGTTCAACAAACAGCTTCTACGACCGTAGGAACAGTCGTCTGTTCTGATGCTTCGGCCAGCCAGTGTCCAGCTCCTGGACAAAGTGACTTTGTCGAGCAAGACAGAGTTGCTATAGATGCTCATGGACTAACATCTTTAGCCGATTCTATATCAAGTACGCCAAACGCTTCTGAAATAGCTATTTCGTCTCTCTCTGGATTGCCTGCTGTTCCAACGCAAGCTGCTAATACAG GTAAACGTAAAAGGGTTACCAAAAGAAGTCTTCCTCGGCTGAACAAGATTGCAGAAAAAGTTTTGCCCCTGCCTTATGCTCCGCCCTGTCAATATTGTGGTGCTCAGCAATTCCATATGGAGCCTCCTAACTTCTGCTGTTCCGAAGGAGGAGTCAGTCTTGTTAGCTCGTCAATGCCTTATGACCTTCGCCGCTTGTTTACTGGAGAGGATGAGGAGTGTGAGCACTTTAGGAAAAATGCTCGCACTTACAACAATAACGTTGCTTTTACATCATTGGGTGCAAAGTATGACAAGGAATTAACTAAGAACAAAAATGGCCTTTATACATTTCGCGTCCAAGGCCAGGTCTATCATTTCCTCGAAGGATTACAGGCGCGCGATGCTAAGGCTTCTGGTATTCAGTTATACTTCTTTGATACCGATGAAGAGCTTGCCAGAAGAGTTGATGGATCTCCTAAGTTAAGAGAAACTACTCTCAGGCTGCTTCTGAGTATCCTTGCAGACAACCCTTATGCCAAGTTCTTTAAAGATCTACGCAGCGTGCCGAATCTTGATGATCACAGGATCATTCTCAACTGCAATGTGAGTCTGGATCAGCGTGTATATAATCTCCCAACCGCTTCACAGGTTGCAGCGATATGGACTGGAGATGGTGATGAATCCACAAATGCTTCCGCTCATATTCAGGTCTATAGTCACTCAGATACAAGCCATAAGATCAAGCATTTTTACTCTTGCTATGACTCTCTGCAGTATCCTTTGTTGTTTCCTCGCGAGGAATGTGGATGGCATCCTGGTATCCAGCGAGTTCAAGAGCACAGCAAAAAACGCAGCTCGCGTACGTGTAAAGACCAAACCATTGTTGACCCGACATCTCTTGCCAATGCTTCGCAGTTGATTGACTCGGAAGAAAGAG CTGTTGAGAATGGCAAGCGGCAAAAAAGCAATGTCACTGCAAGGGAATATTACTGCTACAAACTACAAATGCGGCCGAATGATGATAGCATGCTGTTGCATACACTGAGACTGCTGCAACAGTACTCTGTTGACATCTATGTAAAAATAGAAACATCAAGACTTGTTTTCCAcagaaagaaacaaaatgaaatccAAACAGAGGCATTAAAAGGTATAATGGATAGTGTTTCAGCTGGTGAAACATCAGGTTCCAGAGTTGGCCGAAGAGTTCTTTTGCCTGCCTCTTTTATTGGTGGTCCACGAGATATGAGACATCGGTACCTCGATGCAATGTCTTTGGTACAGAGATATGGTAAGCCTAGTATCTTTTTAACTATGACATGCAATCCAATGTGGAGAGAAATTCAGGACAATCTGATGTATAAAGAAAAGGCGCATGATCGACCCGATTTACTTTCCCGAGTATTTAGAGCAAAGTTTGAGTTGCTAAAAGCTgaaatcttgaacaaaaaaatttttggagaCGTTGCGGCTTGTGTTTATGTCATCGAATTTCAAAAACGGGGTTATCCACATGCTCATATGCTGCTGATTTTAAAACACAGATTTAAGCCACTGAATCCTGAAGCTTATGATAGGATC AAATCATTATCCAAAAGAATTCTGCCACAAACGTCGCATGCTGAAGATTGTTATCCTTCTTATCGTCGACGAAATGATGGCAAAAGGGTTAAGGTGAGGCGTTATGATTTGGATAATAGATGGGTTGTACCCTATAATCCATATCTTCTTCCTTTATTTGACTGTCACATGAATGTAGAGATCTGCTCCACAATTAAATTAGTTAAGTATCTCTACAAATATATATTCAAAGGGCATGATCTTGTTAACTTTCACATTATAGCTCAGAATACCTCTGATGATGTTGATGAGATTCGAGAATTCCAGCAGGGTAGATGGGTTTCACCTCCAGAGGCTTTGTGGCGTATCTATGGCTTCCGCTTAAATGAAATGACTCCTGCTGTTTACACTCTTCAGGTGCACCTTCCTGATCAGCAATACGTCTCTTTTGATAGAAATGTTGATCTTTTAAACCTTTTGAGCCAAATAGATTTGTCAAAGACTATGTTAACAGAATTTTTTGAAATGAACAAGACTAATAAAAAGGCTCAGGACTTAAAGTGCCTATATCGAGATTTTCCTCAGTATTTTGTCTGGGCGCCAGCAAAGAGAGCATGGTCCGAGAGGAGCAGAAGAAAAGTTATTGGCAGATTGGTTACCGTTAGCCCGAGTGAAGGTGATAGATATTATCTACGATTGCTATTATCGCATGTTCGTTGTCCTACGTCTTTTGATGATTTATTAGCTGTTGATGGCCAAACGATGAGCTCATTTAGAGAGGCGGCATTAAAGCTTGGCTTGTTAAATTCTGATTCGTACATAGAGGATACACTTGAAGAAGCCGCTGGCTTTCAAATGCCTTCGTCCCTCAGGTTTCTCTTTGCCACTCTTTTGTTGTGTTGTTCTCCAGCCAATCCGCACTTTCTTTGGGAAAAATTTGAAGCTGAGATGTCCAGAGATTTTCTGCGATCTCATCCCTCTCATGAGTATTGTTCTGatgaaatcaaaagaaaagtatTGTTGGATATTAATAAGACGCTTGAGCAGATGGGCCGACACATTACTGATTATCATTTACATTCAGATTGTTTTAGCCTTAACTGTCAAGACCGCGTAACCAAAGAGGTTGACAATGAAAGGAATATCGAAGTTACGCCGGAAGATTTACTTATATCTTCAAAGTTGAATGCAGAGCAGAGGTATGCATATGATTTGATTCTCCAGTCAGTTTTCTCTTCAGAGGGGAAGGCATACTTTGTCGATGGCCCCGGAGGGACCGGTAAAACATTCTTATATCGTTCTCTCCTCGCTACCTTGAGATCGCAGGGATATATTGCAATTGCTGTTGCGACTTCCGGTGTTGCAGCTTCCATTCTACCTGGTGGAAGAACGGCACATTCCAGGTTCAAAATTCCACTGGACTGTTCAAGAAATAGGACGTGCCAGCTAAGTAAGCAGTCCAGCACTAGCAAGCTAATTGCTGAATGTAAACTGCTTCTTTGGGACGAAGCTTCAATGGCACGAAAAGAGACCATCGAAGCTTTTGATGAATTGCTCAGAGATATAATGGAATCCAATGAGCCTTTCGGAGGTAAAGTTGTTGTATTTGGTGGTGATTATCGACAGACTTTGCCTGTTATTCAAGGAGCCACCAGAGACCAGTTAGTTGGCTCCAGTCTTGTTAGTTCGACACTATGGTCTAAAATGCTACGGTTGAGATTGACGGAAAACATGCGCGCTCTCTCGGACCCTTCTTTCTCTCAATTCTTACTGAGAGTTGGTGAAGGATTGGAGCCTATGGATGAGGACAACCAGATATGTCTTCCAAGCAATATCGTGGTTCCATTTGTTAATGCAGAAACGTCTCTCAACAG GTTGCTACACtgtgtttttccagatttgaacgcCTGCTGGAATGATCCTTACAAATTGATCAATAGATGCATTTTGACCCCCAAAAATGCTTCTGTTGACGATCTCAATGAGGTGTTGATCAACAGATTCCCTGGACAGCTTCATGTTTACACTAGCTCAGATAGGACTTTGGATCAGCGACATCAGAGTGATTACGAAGATTTTTTAAATTCTCAGAATCCAAAGGGCTTGCCTCCACATAAGCTTCTGCTAAAGGAGAACTGCCCGTTGATTCTACTCAGAAAATTAAATCCTCTTGAAGGGCTGTGTAATGGTACGAGACTTATTTGTCGACAGCTGCTGCGACACACCATTTGCGCCGAAATTGCCTTTGGTCAGC